A genomic region of Janthinobacterium lividum contains the following coding sequences:
- a CDS encoding low temperature requirement protein A — protein sequence MTKSLLRTRGGQDSGKVGMIELFFDLVFVFAVTQLSHGLLAHLSAMGWLQTGLLLMAVWWVWIFTSWITNWLDPERIPVRISLFALMLGGLIMSASIPEAFGTRGLAFAGAYVAMQVGRPLFAWWAVRHEALSRRRNFQRIALWAVLSGIFWIAGGVASPEQRIFWWVLALAIDLAGPWMQFGLPGLGRSTTADWDVDGGHMAERCGLFVIIALGESLLVTGATFAGLEWTASNWLGFLSALVGSIAMWWIYFDTGAEAGHHRIAHSKDPGRIARKAYTYIHVLIVGGVIVSAVADELALVHPDEASFAGISALLGGPILYLLGNALFKWVSSERAAPPLSHLLGILIILALIPMAYGRLYAPLTLACITSCVLVLVAVWEHMALRRPPPEIDL from the coding sequence TTGACAAAATCGCTGTTGCGCACGCGCGGCGGGCAGGACAGCGGCAAGGTGGGCATGATCGAGCTGTTCTTCGATCTCGTGTTCGTGTTTGCCGTGACGCAACTGTCGCACGGCTTGCTGGCGCACCTGAGCGCCATGGGCTGGCTGCAGACGGGACTGCTGCTGATGGCCGTCTGGTGGGTGTGGATTTTCACGTCGTGGATCACCAACTGGCTCGACCCCGAGCGCATTCCCGTGCGCATCAGCCTGTTTGCGCTGATGCTGGGCGGCCTGATCATGTCCGCTTCGATCCCCGAGGCGTTCGGCACGCGGGGTCTGGCATTCGCGGGCGCCTACGTCGCCATGCAGGTGGGGCGTCCCCTGTTCGCCTGGTGGGCCGTGCGCCATGAAGCGCTGTCGCGCCGCCGCAATTTCCAGCGCATCGCCCTGTGGGCCGTGTTGTCCGGTATCTTCTGGATCGCCGGCGGCGTCGCGTCGCCCGAGCAGCGCATCTTCTGGTGGGTGCTGGCACTGGCGATCGACCTGGCCGGCCCCTGGATGCAGTTCGGCCTGCCGGGCCTGGGTCGCTCGACGACGGCCGACTGGGATGTCGATGGCGGCCACATGGCCGAACGCTGCGGCCTGTTCGTCATCATCGCCCTCGGTGAATCGCTGCTGGTGACGGGCGCCACCTTCGCCGGCCTGGAATGGACGGCCAGCAACTGGCTGGGCTTCCTGTCGGCCCTGGTCGGCAGCATCGCCATGTGGTGGATCTACTTCGACACGGGCGCCGAGGCGGGTCACCACCGCATCGCCCACTCGAAAGACCCTGGCCGCATCGCCCGCAAGGCTTACACGTATATCCACGTGCTGATCGTCGGCGGCGTGATCGTTTCCGCCGTGGCCGATGAGCTGGCCCTCGTGCATCCGGACGAGGCGAGCTTCGCCGGCATCAGCGCCTTGCTGGGCGGCCCGATCCTGTATTTGCTGGGCAATGCGCTGTTCAAATGGGTCAGCAGCGAGCGCGCCGCGCCGCCGCTGTCGCATCTGCTGGGCATCTTGATCATCCTGGCGCTGATCCCGATGGCGTATGGACGGCTGTATGCGCCCCTGACCCTGGCCTGCATCACCAGCTGCGTGCTGGTCCTGGTGGCCGTGTGGGAACATATGGCGCTGCGCCGTCCGCCACCGGAGATCGATCTTTGA
- a CDS encoding LysR family transcriptional regulator, translating into MVNIVKDMELRHFRCVLAVAHSLHFARAAAELGISPPALTKQVQETEQLLGTRLFQRSKRAVALTAAGELFVIEAARALAQLAQAQEVARRAGRGELGRLEIGYVASAAYSGVLQDQFARFRASHPGIHIGAREYAMDALPGLLDQGRVDLAFVRPPLHLPDGLDSVVLLRDRFVLAVQADSPLALSAVAMPAALAQQAFIVPEQELGTLEASRRGGFAAQVVSRPGSLVAVLTEVSLGVGCAIVPHSVMASVQLPGVVFRELAGPQISSEIAVAFRRHEQAPAARAFIAQLRAAALA; encoded by the coding sequence ATGGTGAATATAGTCAAAGACATGGAATTGCGGCATTTCCGCTGCGTGCTGGCCGTGGCGCACAGCCTGCACTTCGCGCGAGCCGCCGCGGAACTGGGCATTTCGCCGCCCGCGCTGACCAAGCAGGTGCAGGAAACGGAACAGCTGCTGGGTACGCGTTTATTCCAGCGCAGCAAGCGCGCCGTGGCCCTGACGGCGGCCGGGGAATTGTTCGTCATCGAGGCCGCGCGCGCGCTGGCGCAGCTGGCGCAGGCGCAGGAAGTGGCGCGGCGCGCGGGACGGGGCGAACTGGGACGCCTGGAAATCGGCTATGTCGCATCAGCAGCTTACTCAGGCGTGCTGCAAGATCAGTTTGCCCGCTTTCGCGCCAGCCACCCGGGCATCCACATCGGTGCGCGCGAATACGCGATGGATGCCCTGCCCGGCTTGCTGGACCAGGGCCGCGTCGACCTGGCCTTCGTGCGCCCGCCCCTGCACTTGCCGGACGGACTGGACAGCGTGGTCTTGCTGCGCGACCGCTTCGTGCTGGCCGTGCAGGCCGACAGCCCGCTGGCTCTGTCAGCTGTGGCGATGCCGGCCGCGCTGGCGCAGCAGGCATTCATCGTGCCGGAACAGGAATTGGGAACATTGGAAGCGAGCCGGCGCGGCGGTTTTGCGGCGCAGGTGGTGTCGCGCCCCGGCAGCCTGGTGGCCGTGCTGACGGAAGTGTCGCTGGGCGTCGGTTGCGCCATCGTGCCCCACTCGGTGATGGCCAGCGTGCAATTGCCCGGCGTGGTGTTCCGCGAGCTGGCAGGGCCGCAGATCAGCTCGGAAATCGCCGTGGCCTTCCGCCGCCACGAACAGGCGCCCGCCGCGCGCGCCTTCATTGCCCAGCTGCGCGCCGCGGCGCTGGCTTGA
- a CDS encoding MFS transporter, producing the protein MKNTNWTLYTCSGVCALIMLDTNVVAVSLPSIARSLNASFVDVEWVVSAYMLAFASFLLPAGSIADRLGRRRVMLFGLGVFALASLLCGLAWTPFVLNVARAIKGLGAALLLTSALAVIGHTFHAEKERARAWSVWGAAMGVAMTVAPLLGGLITSAINWRWIFYLNLPVVAILMWLVQRHVDESKDASNASFDPAGAALFSAGLFCIIWGLIDASVAGWSSRATVLRFVAGAALLAVFVLVERHQRAPMVDLSLFGRRVFVGAVLGMFGYAIAAQVMMTFLPLYLQNAFGFSAVLAGCAMLPFAVAMVVLSRLAPRAMRHLDDRGILVTGLLIVAGGNVATAFAAASLQYGWVAAGMIVTGAGAGLLNGTTQKAILACIPRERTGMGSGISTTTRFVGIVLAVGALGAVLAMRTATSFEKLAWLHGLKASPEMIGRIVAGNAAEAFGQLPPAMQAVAQEAARHAFIDGFASVLYLAGGLAATVAALVFVLARPLEKL; encoded by the coding sequence ATGAAGAATACCAACTGGACCTTATATACGTGCTCGGGCGTGTGCGCCCTGATCATGCTCGACACCAACGTCGTGGCCGTCTCGCTGCCGTCGATTGCCCGCTCGCTCAACGCCAGCTTCGTCGACGTGGAATGGGTGGTCAGCGCCTACATGCTGGCGTTCGCCTCGTTCCTGTTGCCCGCCGGCAGTATCGCCGACCGCCTGGGACGGCGCAGGGTGATGCTGTTCGGCCTGGGCGTGTTCGCGCTGGCGTCCCTGCTGTGCGGCCTGGCGTGGACGCCGTTCGTGCTCAACGTGGCGCGCGCCATCAAGGGCCTCGGCGCGGCGCTGCTGCTGACCTCCGCGCTGGCCGTCATCGGCCACACCTTTCATGCGGAAAAAGAGAGGGCGCGCGCCTGGTCCGTGTGGGGCGCGGCCATGGGCGTGGCCATGACGGTGGCGCCCCTCTTGGGCGGCCTGATCACGAGCGCCATCAACTGGCGCTGGATTTTCTACCTGAACCTGCCAGTCGTCGCCATCCTGATGTGGCTGGTGCAGCGCCATGTGGACGAGTCGAAGGATGCGTCCAACGCCAGCTTCGACCCGGCGGGCGCGGCACTATTCTCCGCCGGCCTGTTCTGCATCATCTGGGGCTTGATCGACGCCAGCGTGGCGGGCTGGTCCAGCCGCGCCACCGTGCTGCGCTTTGTCGCGGGTGCGGCGCTGCTGGCCGTGTTCGTGCTGGTGGAGCGGCACCAGCGCGCCCCGATGGTCGATCTGAGCCTGTTTGGCCGCCGCGTGTTCGTCGGCGCCGTGCTGGGCATGTTCGGCTACGCCATCGCCGCGCAAGTGATGATGACGTTTTTACCGCTGTATCTGCAGAACGCCTTCGGCTTTTCCGCCGTGCTGGCCGGCTGCGCCATGCTGCCGTTTGCCGTCGCCATGGTGGTGCTGTCGCGGCTGGCGCCACGCGCCATGCGCCATCTGGACGACCGCGGCATTCTGGTGACGGGCTTGCTGATCGTCGCTGGCGGCAACGTGGCCACAGCCTTTGCCGCTGCCAGCCTGCAGTATGGCTGGGTGGCGGCCGGCATGATTGTCACGGGAGCGGGTGCGGGATTGCTCAATGGCACGACGCAAAAAGCCATCCTGGCCTGCATCCCGCGCGAGCGCACGGGCATGGGTTCCGGCATCAGCACCACCACGCGCTTTGTCGGCATCGTGCTGGCCGTGGGCGCGCTGGGCGCCGTGCTGGCCATGCGCACGGCCACCTCGTTCGAGAAGCTGGCGTGGCTGCACGGCCTGAAGGCGTCGCCCGAGATGATCGGCCGCATCGTCGCCGGCAACGCGGCCGAGGCCTTCGGCCAGCTGCCGCCCGCCATGCAGGCCGTGGCACAGGAAGCGGCGCGGCACGCCTTCATCGATGGTTTTGCCAGCGTGCTGTACCTGGCAGGCGGACTGGCGGCCACGGTGGCGGCGCTGGTGTTCGTGCTGGCGCGGCCACTGGAAAAATTGTAA
- a CDS encoding GNAT family N-acetyltransferase has product MQIRDAHAGDIEAITAIYNDAVSHTLAIWNERTVDAANRAAWLADRQRAGYPVLVAIDAEGNVAGYAAFGDWRPFEGFRHTVEHSVYVRADRRGAGVGKALMVELIARARGLGKHVMVAGIEAGNAGSIALHKQLGFEEVGLMRQVGTKFGAWLDLAFLQLQLDARSDPDGITPPG; this is encoded by the coding sequence ATGCAGATACGCGATGCCCATGCGGGCGACATCGAGGCCATCACGGCCATCTACAACGATGCCGTCAGCCATACCCTGGCCATCTGGAATGAACGGACGGTCGATGCGGCCAACCGCGCCGCCTGGCTGGCCGACCGCCAGCGGGCCGGCTATCCGGTGCTGGTCGCCATCGATGCGGAAGGAAATGTCGCTGGCTACGCCGCGTTCGGCGACTGGCGCCCGTTCGAGGGTTTTCGCCATACGGTCGAGCATTCCGTGTATGTGCGCGCCGATCGCCGCGGCGCCGGGGTCGGCAAGGCCTTGATGGTGGAATTGATCGCGCGGGCGCGCGGCCTGGGCAAGCACGTGATGGTGGCGGGCATCGAGGCGGGCAATGCCGGCTCGATCGCCCTGCACAAGCAGCTGGGCTTCGAGGAAGTGGGCTTGATGCGCCAGGTGGGCACCAAGTTCGGCGCCTGGCTGGACCTGGCGTTCCTGCAACTGCAGCTCGATGCGCGCAGCGATCCGGACGGCATTACGCCGCCCGGTTGA
- a CDS encoding EAL domain-containing protein: MRRKRIIVTSVLVAVIGVAAPLSLAFYLSSVRAEQGEQERLRLLAGYALERAHRSIASASMALRSADALDLAPCSEAHIQQLRRITITTRSIDDIGYVENGLLKCTSTGIEEARIPVTPADFTLDNGMGIDFNLRPVVSGGKRMVGLTYRAYKVLIDPVRFSDVIVDSDIQMAVAIGKEGVLDTLHHPDPAQVQALLAGLPAADGATPDGSIHAMLYRDGLTAVMIEPRSKLNDRLRREQLLLLPLGLLMAAFIVGIVVWLSRRRLSLMGELRIAIDRREFFVHYQPIIALDTGVCVGAEALIRWRRPDGSMIRPDLFIPVAEEGELILPITDQVIDCVIADMRAALLADRELHIAINLCASDIETGRVLDVLERALDGSGIEAQQIWLEATERGFINVEAARATIEKARARGHAVAIDDFGTGYSSLSSLQNLPLDALKIDKSFVDTIGTDAATSSVTPHIIDMARTLNMLIVAEGIETQQQADYLLERKVEFGQGWLFAKALPAAEFLAFYQTRRAPASP; this comes from the coding sequence ATGCGCAGAAAACGCATTATCGTCACGAGCGTGCTGGTGGCCGTCATCGGCGTGGCCGCTCCCCTGAGCCTGGCCTTCTATCTGTCGTCCGTGCGCGCCGAGCAGGGCGAGCAGGAGCGCCTGCGCCTGCTGGCCGGCTACGCGCTCGAGCGCGCCCACCGTTCGATCGCCTCGGCCAGCATGGCCCTGCGCAGCGCCGATGCGCTGGACCTGGCGCCGTGTTCCGAAGCCCATATCCAGCAATTGCGCCGCATCACCATCACCACGCGCAGCATCGACGATATCGGCTATGTGGAAAACGGCTTGCTCAAATGCACGTCCACGGGCATCGAAGAGGCGCGCATCCCCGTCACGCCCGCCGACTTCACGCTGGACAATGGCATGGGCATCGATTTCAACCTGCGCCCCGTCGTCAGCGGTGGCAAGCGCATGGTGGGACTGACTTACCGCGCCTATAAAGTGCTGATCGATCCCGTGCGTTTTTCCGACGTCATTGTCGACAGCGACATCCAGATGGCCGTGGCCATCGGCAAGGAAGGCGTGCTCGACACCTTGCACCATCCGGATCCCGCGCAGGTGCAAGCCTTGCTTGCCGGCCTGCCGGCGGCGGACGGCGCCACCCCGGATGGCAGCATCCATGCGATGCTGTACCGCGATGGCTTGACGGCCGTCATGATCGAGCCACGTAGCAAGCTGAACGACAGGCTGCGGCGCGAACAGCTGCTGCTCTTGCCGCTGGGCCTGCTGATGGCCGCCTTCATCGTCGGCATCGTCGTGTGGCTGTCGCGACGCCGCCTGTCGCTGATGGGAGAATTGCGCATCGCCATCGACCGGCGCGAATTCTTTGTCCATTACCAACCCATCATCGCGCTCGATACGGGCGTGTGCGTGGGTGCCGAGGCGCTGATACGCTGGCGCCGTCCCGACGGCAGCATGATACGGCCCGACCTGTTCATTCCCGTGGCCGAGGAAGGCGAGCTGATTCTGCCCATCACGGACCAGGTCATCGATTGCGTCATCGCCGACATGCGCGCCGCGCTGCTGGCCGACCGCGAGCTGCACATCGCCATCAACCTGTGCGCCAGCGATATCGAAACGGGCCGGGTGCTCGACGTGCTGGAACGCGCGCTGGACGGTAGCGGCATCGAGGCGCAGCAGATCTGGCTGGAAGCGACGGAGCGGGGCTTCATCAACGTGGAAGCGGCCCGCGCCACCATCGAAAAGGCCAGAGCCCGCGGCCATGCCGTGGCCATCGACGATTTCGGCACCGGCTATTCCAGCCTGTCGAGCCTGCAAAACCTGCCGCTCGATGCCTTGAAAATCGACAAATCGTTTGTCGACACCATCGGCACGGATGCGGCCACCAGCAGCGTCACGCCGCACATCATCGACATGGCCCGCACCTTGAACATGCTGATCGTCGCCGAAGGCATCGAAACGCAGCAGCAAGCCGATTATTTGCTGGAACGCAAAGTTGAATTCGGCCAGGGCTGGCTGTTCGCCAAAGCGCTGCCGGCCGCGGAATTCCTTGCCTTTTATCAAACGCGCCGCGCGCCAGCATCCCCATGA
- a CDS encoding serine hydrolase domain-containing protein, whose protein sequence is MTPTFALLPLCLASSAALAAPALDNAVRQRAEELTRTGMHASIVIAVIDGKDSAVYGFGSIHAGKSAKPGADTVYQIGSITKTMTSLLLADAVVEGKVKLDEPVAALLPGYTVPAFDGKTISLLDLATHYSSLPRLPDNFVPKDPANPYADYTAEKQRQFLAAYHLPHAPGTAFDYSNIGYAVLGTALAAQAGTSYEALLHSRIAVPLGMRSTTNTPSAGMLARLAPGHLLSGELTPAWDLNVVAPAGGVYSSARDMIAYLQAYMHRPLRPYVLAIKPQLPLAPDSDTKIGLAWLLEQQQDHAYAWHSGQTGGYASYAAFTTDGKRGVVVLTNTARDVDALGLSALLPGTPLPPLKKPQAAIEVPRATLAEYVAEYVLEHSPGKNFILTVSLGKHGLEAAGTGVGSAPLFASAKDQFFFRAIDADLAFTRDGAGKIASAVLKQGGQDVVLPRKP, encoded by the coding sequence ATGACACCCACTTTCGCCCTTCTCCCCCTTTGCCTCGCCAGCAGCGCCGCACTGGCCGCCCCTGCCCTGGACAACGCCGTGCGCCAGCGCGCGGAGGAACTGACACGCACGGGCATGCACGCCAGCATCGTCATCGCCGTGATCGACGGCAAGGACAGCGCCGTCTACGGCTTTGGCAGCATTCATGCCGGCAAGAGCGCCAAGCCGGGCGCCGACACCGTCTACCAGATCGGCTCCATTACCAAGACCATGACGAGCTTGCTGCTGGCCGATGCGGTCGTCGAAGGCAAGGTGAAACTCGACGAACCGGTGGCGGCATTATTGCCGGGCTATACCGTGCCTGCCTTCGACGGCAAGACGATCAGCCTGCTCGACCTGGCCACGCACTATTCCTCGCTGCCGCGCCTGCCCGACAACTTCGTGCCGAAGGACCCGGCCAATCCGTATGCCGATTACACGGCAGAAAAACAGCGGCAGTTTCTTGCCGCCTATCACCTGCCCCATGCGCCGGGCACGGCATTTGACTATTCGAACATCGGCTATGCCGTGCTGGGTACGGCCCTGGCCGCACAGGCCGGCACCAGCTATGAAGCCCTGCTGCACTCGCGCATCGCCGTGCCGCTGGGCATGCGTTCCACCACGAACACGCCTTCGGCCGGTATGCTGGCGCGCCTGGCGCCCGGCCACCTGCTGTCGGGCGAGCTTACGCCCGCCTGGGATTTGAATGTGGTGGCGCCGGCCGGCGGCGTGTATTCGAGCGCGCGCGACATGATCGCCTACCTGCAAGCGTACATGCACAGGCCGCTGCGCCCGTATGTGCTGGCGATCAAGCCGCAGCTGCCGCTGGCGCCCGATAGCGATACGAAAATCGGCCTGGCCTGGCTGCTGGAGCAGCAACAGGACCATGCCTACGCCTGGCACAGCGGCCAGACGGGCGGCTACGCCAGCTACGCGGCGTTTACGACGGACGGCAAGCGGGGCGTGGTGGTGCTGACGAACACGGCGCGCGACGTCGATGCGCTGGGCTTGTCCGCCCTGCTGCCCGGCACGCCCTTGCCGCCGCTGAAAAAGCCGCAAGCCGCCATCGAAGTGCCGCGCGCAACCTTAGCTGAGTACGTGGCCGAATATGTGCTCGAGCATTCGCCAGGCAAGAATTTCATATTGACGGTGTCGTTGGGCAAGCATGGCCTGGAAGCGGCCGGCACGGGCGTCGGTTCCGCTCCCTTGTTTGCCAGTGCAAAAGACCAATTTTTCTTCCGCGCCATCGACGCGGACCTGGCGTTTACACGCGATGGCGCGGGCAAGATCGCCAGCGCCGTGCTCAAGCAAGGCGGACAGGACGTCGTCTTGCCGCGCAAACCGTAA
- a CDS encoding XRE family transcriptional regulator: MSTKPDELNQRIGARVRLERENLGWSLTELAARSGVSRAMVHKVERGDCSPTATLLARLSGAFDLSMSELIARAEMRAGRLLRKAEQPVWIDPQSGYVRRHVSPASDMPLDLVHISLPPGAVVAMPAAAYVARRQLIWSLSGSLVFLEGETRHVLDEGDCLELGPPADCVFSNETATACTYAVAVLKNS; the protein is encoded by the coding sequence ATGTCCACTAAACCAGACGAATTGAACCAGCGCATCGGCGCCAGGGTACGCCTCGAGCGGGAAAACCTGGGCTGGTCGCTGACGGAACTGGCGGCCCGCTCGGGCGTTTCGCGCGCGATGGTGCACAAGGTGGAGCGGGGCGACTGCAGCCCCACGGCCACCTTGCTGGCGCGGCTGTCGGGCGCCTTCGACCTGAGCATGTCCGAACTGATCGCCCGCGCCGAGATGCGCGCAGGGCGCTTGCTGCGCAAGGCTGAACAACCCGTGTGGATCGACCCGCAGAGCGGCTATGTGCGGCGGCACGTGTCGCCCGCGTCCGACATGCCGCTCGACCTCGTGCACATTAGCTTGCCGCCGGGCGCCGTGGTGGCCATGCCGGCCGCCGCCTATGTGGCGCGGCGCCAGCTGATCTGGTCGCTCAGCGGCAGCCTCGTCTTCCTCGAAGGGGAGACCCGCCACGTGCTGGACGAGGGCGACTGCCTGGAACTGGGGCCGCCGGCCGACTGCGTGTTCAGCAATGAAACGGCCACCGCCTGCACCTATGCCGTGGCCGTATTGAAAAATAGTTGA
- a CDS encoding DUF1801 domain-containing protein yields the protein MKKAEPGTPPHEAANTASAASQIDAKIASLADWRGKTLASVRALIRQADPEVVEEVKWRGVPVWSHAGMICTGETYKLSVKLTFAKGAALPDPAGLFNASLDGSTRRAIDLHEGAHLDTAAFKALIRAAVALNTAPKPKRNST from the coding sequence ATGAAAAAAGCAGAACCGGGCACGCCGCCCCATGAAGCGGCGAACACCGCATCGGCTGCCAGCCAGATCGATGCGAAAATCGCCTCGCTGGCGGACTGGCGCGGCAAAACCCTCGCCAGCGTGCGCGCGCTGATACGCCAGGCGGATCCTGAAGTGGTCGAGGAAGTCAAATGGCGTGGCGTGCCCGTCTGGTCGCACGCGGGCATGATTTGCACGGGCGAAACGTATAAGCTGTCCGTCAAACTCACCTTTGCCAAGGGCGCCGCCTTGCCCGATCCGGCCGGCCTGTTCAATGCCAGCCTGGACGGCAGCACGCGCCGGGCCATCGACCTGCACGAAGGCGCGCACCTCGACACCGCGGCATTCAAGGCGCTGATACGCGCCGCCGTGGCGCTGAATACGGCGCCGAAACCAAAACGGAATTCTACTTGA
- a CDS encoding GNAT family N-acetyltransferase — MDSTPAMCLIRPYASTDMQPCTAILALAGRDAFGPVAGSATFTTATQGEELLVAECGGIVAGFAAVFTGDAPDYFLHHLYVHPAHSGMGIGAQLLAAVVARFGPRLSLKTQLANTGARRFYARAGWVEDAQDSGVDAIGAWIRVRYRQ; from the coding sequence ATGGATAGTACGCCAGCCATGTGCCTGATTCGTCCCTACGCCAGCACGGACATGCAGCCCTGCACCGCCATCCTGGCCCTGGCCGGACGCGACGCCTTCGGTCCTGTCGCCGGCAGCGCCACTTTCACGACGGCAACGCAGGGCGAAGAGCTCCTCGTTGCTGAATGCGGCGGCATCGTCGCCGGTTTTGCCGCCGTGTTCACGGGCGACGCCCCCGATTACTTCCTGCACCACCTGTACGTGCACCCGGCGCACAGCGGCATGGGCATCGGCGCGCAACTGCTGGCGGCCGTCGTGGCGCGCTTCGGTCCCCGTCTGAGCCTGAAGACGCAGCTGGCCAATACGGGCGCGCGGCGCTTTTATGCGCGCGCGGGCTGGGTCGAAGATGCGCAAGACAGCGGCGTGGACGCCATCGGCGCGTGGATACGGGTGCGCTACCGGCAGTGA
- a CDS encoding VirK/YbjX family protein, protein MNDIALPLRHGAALPHPASGHRLKAALGALFFPRQRTRWQAFLGSMPGLSSLAQLHPCLRFKIYRPYASRQLGCTDRLALLEGHYRFLWQAGARALVERAARQPVVLAAFEGKDAALYRLQLTAIHDSYREGELCLRLTRDGQPFYLASFLFVPRADGVSLQLGALQGLRSEAGKLAVKEATRALHGCRPKNLMVTALRDFGDFFACNNVFLISNDNRIALNARRRRHIAADYDLAWQELHALRMRDGNYHLPCAAYRAPDLANVPSKKRADARRRGELLQCMARGMRAQLACLLEAPLAEH, encoded by the coding sequence ATGAATGACATCGCTTTACCCCTGCGCCACGGCGCCGCCCTGCCACACCCTGCCAGCGGACACCGCCTGAAAGCAGCGCTGGGCGCCCTCTTCTTTCCCCGCCAGCGCACGCGCTGGCAAGCCTTCCTGGGCAGCATGCCCGGCTTGAGTTCCCTGGCGCAATTGCATCCTTGTTTGCGCTTCAAGATTTACCGCCCGTACGCATCGCGCCAGCTCGGTTGCACGGATCGCCTGGCCTTGCTGGAAGGGCATTACCGCTTCCTGTGGCAAGCGGGCGCGCGCGCGCTGGTCGAGCGGGCCGCGCGCCAGCCCGTCGTGCTGGCCGCGTTCGAAGGCAAGGATGCAGCGCTGTACCGCTTGCAGCTGACGGCCATCCACGACAGCTACCGCGAAGGCGAACTGTGCCTTCGCCTGACGCGCGATGGCCAACCCTTCTACCTGGCCAGCTTTTTGTTCGTGCCGCGCGCCGATGGCGTGTCCTTGCAGCTGGGCGCGCTGCAAGGCTTGCGCTCGGAAGCGGGCAAGCTGGCCGTCAAGGAAGCCACGCGGGCGCTGCACGGTTGCCGCCCGAAGAACCTGATGGTCACGGCCTTGCGCGATTTCGGCGATTTTTTTGCCTGCAATAACGTGTTTTTGATCAGCAATGACAACCGCATCGCCCTGAATGCCCGGCGCCGGCGCCATATCGCCGCCGACTACGACCTGGCGTGGCAGGAATTGCACGCCTTGCGCATGCGCGACGGTAATTATCACCTGCCCTGCGCGGCCTACCGGGCTCCGGACCTGGCTAACGTGCCGTCGAAGAAACGCGCCGATGCCCGCCGGCGCGGTGAATTGCTGCAATGCATGGCCAGAGGCATGCGCGCGCAGCTGGCCTGCCTGCTGGAAGCGCCGCTGGCTGAACATTGA
- a CDS encoding DNA-binding protein: MKAAQIVAADGRNPTVDSVREALGSTGSKSTIAPLLKRWKEEFQGTGAVKTEAGLPAELMEAMRGVYEKQQRDVAQQLETGMQQNRAELDAALAQLKKTENERLKLTEARAALTQELRATQHALAQLKEEHHFRAVTLATLHSDNAGLTQRLADRGEEIAALNRQLAQVRSQFDHYQEAAAAQRSEERAQAQQQISRLEQDNAQLQQRLQGQQATLVQQDMRLAQLQAEHARLADDAAADREALATVRPERDQFEFQYLQAAASADALLAKLDTALLALNDARVALAAQDRQLDMLAENGQASQQKMEALAQERDGLLRDNAGMAARLALLMDSKA, translated from the coding sequence ATGAAAGCAGCCCAAATCGTCGCGGCCGATGGGCGCAATCCCACGGTCGACAGCGTGCGCGAAGCGCTGGGCAGCACGGGCAGCAAGAGCACCATCGCTCCCCTGTTGAAGCGCTGGAAGGAAGAGTTCCAGGGCACGGGCGCCGTGAAAACGGAGGCAGGCTTGCCGGCCGAGTTGATGGAGGCGATGCGCGGCGTCTATGAGAAGCAGCAGCGCGACGTGGCGCAGCAGCTGGAAACGGGCATGCAGCAGAACCGCGCGGAACTCGACGCGGCTTTGGCGCAACTGAAGAAGACGGAAAACGAACGCTTGAAACTGACGGAGGCGCGCGCCGCTCTCACCCAGGAATTGCGCGCCACCCAGCATGCGCTGGCGCAATTGAAGGAAGAGCACCATTTCCGCGCCGTCACCCTGGCTACCTTGCACAGCGATAACGCAGGCTTGACGCAACGGCTGGCCGACCGGGGCGAGGAAATCGCGGCCCTGAACCGCCAGCTGGCGCAGGTGCGCTCGCAGTTCGACCATTACCAGGAAGCGGCCGCCGCGCAACGCAGCGAGGAACGGGCGCAGGCTCAGCAACAAATCAGCCGGCTGGAACAGGATAACGCGCAGCTGCAGCAGCGTTTGCAGGGGCAGCAAGCGACCCTGGTGCAGCAAGACATGCGCCTGGCGCAGTTGCAGGCGGAACACGCGCGCCTTGCTGACGACGCGGCGGCAGACCGCGAAGCACTGGCCACCGTACGCCCCGAGCGCGACCAGTTCGAATTTCAGTATCTGCAGGCGGCCGCGTCGGCCGACGCCCTGCTGGCCAAGCTCGATACGGCCCTGCTGGCGCTGAACGACGCCAGGGTGGCGCTGGCCGCGCAAGACCGGCAGCTCGACATGCTGGCGGAAAATGGGCAAGCATCGCAGCAGAAAATGGAAGCATTGGCGCAGGAGAGAGATGGTTTGCTGCGCGACAATGCCGGCATGGCGGCCAGGCTGGCCCTGCTTATGGATAGCAAAGCGTGA